Below is a genomic region from Pedobacter cryoconitis.
TGCCTGGGTTTATGAATGGAGAGATAATCAGGACTAGATGTTACTGCAAAAGCTTAAAGGAATTACCACATTTGTTTTTGATGTCGATGGCGTTTTAACCAATGGCGATGTTATTGCTACCGATTCCGGAGAGCTGATGCGTACTTTCAATATTAAAGACGGCTATGCTTTACAGCTGGCCGTTAAAAAAGGATACCATGTGTGTATCATTTCCGGAGGCCGTGGTCAGGCAATGGAAAAACGCTTTGAAGGTCTGGGCATACCAGATGTATTTTTAGGCGTATCTGATAAAGTTGAGGTCTTCAACGATTATCTGGAAATCTATAATATTAAAGCCAGGCAAGTC
It encodes:
- a CDS encoding KdsC family phosphatase is translated as MLLQKLKGITTFVFDVDGVLTNGDVIATDSGELMRTFNIKDGYALQLAVKKGYHVCIISGGRGQAMEKRFEGLGIPDVFLGVSDKVEVFNDYLEIYNIKARQVLYMGDDIPDLNVMKLVGIPTCPSDACSDIKAISEYISPFKGGQTAARDVIEKVLRIQGKWFDANPSAADSSK